The following coding sequences are from one Cercospora beticola chromosome 4, complete sequence window:
- a CDS encoding uncharacterized protein (SMCOG1013:aminotransferase class-III~antiSMASH:Cluster_6) — MAKPYDNVNEEQLQQDADASLLHYGTAFHPSIIAHASGRSITTASGHTMLDWTSGQMSTLIGHGNPEIVATIQEHAQHLDHLFSGMLSPPVINLAKRLTSVTPPGLDKALFLSTGGESNECAIRLAKFYTGKFEIVGLASSWHGVTSGAIAAQYHSGRAGYGPNMPGNLCLPTPNSYRSIFRHPDGSHDWKTELDYGWELVDKQSCGSLAAVILEPILSSGGMLVLPPGYLKAMKQHCEKRGMLLIIDEAQTGIGRAGDMFAFQHFAEDEGVVPDILTLSKTLGNGLPLSAVVTSDRVASFAKENGYLFYTTHINDPLPASVGDKVLEIVVRDNLVARSRELGEKFQQRLRILQSRYGCIGDVRGRGLMAGMEIVADRETKVGDPELGSAIADKMGELGLWAQLSTMPSFGGVFRLAPPLTTTDEELERGLSIIEEALATTPGTKPQYQKDEPRREESVVEARL; from the exons ATGGCTAAGCCGTACGACAATGTCAACGAAGAACAACTTCAACAAGACGCCGATGCTTCACTACTTCACTAT GGCACAGCATTCCATCCGTCGATAATCGCCCACGCGTCAGGTCGCTCGATCACGACTGCTAGTGGCCATACCATGTTAGACTGGACCTCAGGACAGATGTCGACTCTCATCGGGCATGGAAACCCGGAAATCGTCGCTACAATCCAGGAACATGCTCAGCATCTGGACCACTTGTTCTCGGGAATGCTCTCACCTCCTGTCATTAATCTCGCGAAGAGACTTACTTCGGTAACACCTCCGGGTCTTGACAAAGCCCTCTTCCTTTCCACAGGGGGTGAGTCGAACGAATGCGCTATTCGGCTGGCGAAATTCTACACAGGGAAGTTCGAGATTGTTGGTCTGGCCTCTTCCTGGCATGGTGTTACTAGCGGTGCAATTGCCGCGCAGTACCATTCTGGCCGTGCAGGCTACGGTCCCAATATGCCGGGCAACCTTTGCTTGCCAACACCGAACAGCTATCGATCCATCTTTCGTCACCCAGATGGATCGCATGACTGGAAGACCGAGCTCGACTACGGATGGGAACTTGTCGACAAGCAATCTTGCGGTAGCCTAGCTGCAGTCATCCTGGAGCCTATCTTGAGCAGTGGTGGCATGTTGGTCCTTCCGCCTGGCTACTTGAAAGCGATGAAACAGCATTGTGAGAAGCGTGGCATGCTCCTTATTATTGATGAGGCCCAGACGGGCATTGGTAGAGCAGGAGACATGTTCGCTTTTCAACACTTTGCGGAGGATGAGGGTGTGGTGCCAGACATCTTGACCTTGAGCAAGACTT TGGGCAACGGCCTTCCTCTCAGTGCAGTTGTGACGAGCGATCGCGTCGCCTCGTTCGCGAAGGAAAATGGTTATCTTTTCTACACAACGCACATCAACGATCCGCTGCCGGCAAGTGTTGGCGACAAAGTTCTTGAGATCGTCGTCCGGGACAACTTGGTCGCACGATCTCGCGAGCTGGGAGAGAAGTTTCAACAAAGACTGCGCATTCTACAATCTCGCTATGGCTGCATTGGCGATGTTCGCGGGAGAGGTCTTATGGCAGGCATGGAGATCGTGGCAGACCGCGAGACTAAAGTAGGTGATCCAGAGCTTGGTAGTGCGATCGCAGACAAGATGGGCGAGTTAGGTTTGTGGGCTCAGTTGAGCACAATGCCGTCTTTCGGCGGAGTGTTTAGGTTGGCACCTCCATTGACGACCACCGACGAAGAGCTCGAGCGGGGGCTGAGTATCATTGAAGAGGCTCTTGCGACGACGCCGGGGACCAAGCCACAGTACCAGAAGGATGAGCCTCGTCGAGAAGAGAGCGTGGTTGAAGCGAGGCTGTAA
- a CDS encoding uncharacterized protein (antiSMASH:Cluster_6), translating to MAPTSSSTASASRPYRSHKVPACDLCRRRKIHCNVDVPGQSCRFCRERDLTCEFRQKRASDAVEQRPAKRSRANRSENRNVPQEISSKGSTIGITLSKQGERSLPADLSPGQIHAQGICLRNEHLSPTVLGQGTTTPSESLAQFPSVAGTSPNESSLMLNPPMAEDIEVLEHYLTSHGAARSMVAKPYSVISTAPGKPIVYLTVPRRRQGLRTENEPGQKQREIMENVLGKLRDHVVELYFTKMHPCFPIIDEKTFKELWVQDRTRISSPLLCDIYAAALHFWHTSPDLQPYPQPDLSFMYNQAVSALQEDFLESTITTVHAALLDLVGRPVMSISGNIITLGRTVTLAHSLGLHRNPANWRATEHEKNVRVRLWWGVLVHDHWASLAHGTPPLIQSQNCDVPLPNFDTEESHISDTQSSQSLFVQLCKLSQILGQLLPFVYTLKNDPADTMRSLRRVECLVDDWETELPASLQHAGSGDCLTNGVSNLRFCHLTIKLLLCRIAFKTTTSDVSASPAEARPYRLGMLREAAFLLIDFVTALTQTQLSEFWLPYTAHLLVTAATITLRCLLESTDTITKRTCVEKLAQFRDRLQKAKAESNWDLADFCLERCAEPIDKICASMRDVLPVAVPASKERGTATSSQQSELEDAALDFDFASWSSDFLLPVDNFDYPFDALWSVPG from the exons ATGGCACCAACATCATCTAGCACAGCATCCGCCAGTCGGCCATATCGATCACACAAAGTTCCTGCATGCGACTTGTGCCGACGCCGAAAGATTCACTGCAATGTTGACGTCCCTGGCCAATCGTGTCGATTTTGCAGGGAGCGTGACTTGACGTGCGAGTTCAGACagaagcgagcgagcgatgcCGTGGAACAGCGCCCAGCTAAGCGTTCGAGAGCCAACCGCTCAGAG AACAGGAATGTTCCTCAAGAGATCTCTTCGAAAGGCAGCACTATCGGCATCACTCTCTCCAAACAGGGTGAGCGGTCACTGCCGGCCGACCTGTCTCCGGGGCAAATTCATGCCCAAGGAATCTGTCTGAGAAATGAGCATCTATCGCCGACAGTCTTGGGTCAAGGGACTACTACGCCAAGTGAATCACTTGCACAGTTCCCAAGCGTCGCCGGCACATCGCCGAATGAATCCTCGCTCATGCTCAATCCTCCAATGGcggaagatatagaagtGCTTGAGCATTATCTTACCTCACATGGTGCGGCAAGATCGATGGTAGCAAAGCCATACAGTGTCATATCAACCGCGCCAGGTAAGCCCATTGTATATCTGACAGTTCCAAGACGCCGGCAAGGGCTTCGTACAGAGAATGAACCAGGCCAAAAACAGAGAGAGATCATGGAGAACGTACTGGGCAAGCTCCGCGATCATGTTGTAGAACT ATACTTCACTAAAATGCATCCTTGTTTCCCGATAATCGACGAGAAGACATTCAAAGAGCTCTGGGTCCAAGACAGAACTCGAATCTCATCCCCGCTGCTCTGCGACATCTATGCTGCCGCATTGCACTTCTGGCATACATCGCCAGATTTGCAACCATACCCGCAACCGGACCTCTCTTTCATGTACAACCAGGCTGTTTCTGCTCTCCAAGAAGACTTCCTGGAGTCCACCATCACCACGGTGCATGCTGCACTGCTGGATCTGGTAGGCAGACCTGTGATGTCCATTTCCGGTAACATAATCACGCTTGGACGTACTGTGACGCTTGCGCACAGTCTAGGCCTCCATCGCAATCCTGCGAATTGGCGAGCGACAGAGCACGAGAAAAACGTACGCGTCCGGTTGTGGTGGGGAGTGTTGGTTCATGACCATTG GGCAAGTCTGGCTCATGGAACTCCGCCACTGATCCAATCTCAGAACTGCGATGTGCCATTGCCTAACTTTGACACAGAAGAAAGTCACATAAGCGACACTCAGTCTTCACAGTCCTTGTTTGTGCAGTTATGCAAGCTTTCGCAGATCCTGGGACAGTTGCTACCGTTCGTCTACACGCTCAAGAACGATCCAGCTGACACAATGCGGAGCTTGCGCCGCGTCGAATGCTTGGTGGACGATTGGGAAACAGAGTTACCAGCTTCTCTGCAGCATGCAGGATCCGGAGATTGTCTAACGAACGGAGTTAGCAATCTTCGCTTCTGCCATTTGACGATCAAGCTGCTCCTGTGTCGTATTGCTTTCAAGACCACCACGTCGGATGTGAGCGCAAGCCCAGCAGAAGCTCGTCCCTACCGCTTAGGCATGCTGCGCGAGGCTGCGTTCCTTCTTATTGACTTTGTGACAGCATTAACACAAACACAGCTCAGCGAGTTCTGGTTGCCTTATACTGCACATCTCCTGGTGACGGCAGCTACTATCACTCTGCGATGCCTTCTGGAATCTACAGACACAATCACCAAACGTACATGCGTGGAGAAATTGGCTCAATTCAGAGATCGTTTGCAAAAAGCGAAGGCAGAGTCGAATTGGGACCTCGCCGACTTCTGTCTCGAGAGGTGTGCAGAGCCCATTGATAAGATCTGCGCATCAATGCGAGACGTACTGCCGGTAGCCGTACCTGCGTCGAAGGAGAGAGGGACCGCCACAAGCTCGCAGCAGTCGGAGCTCGAGGATGCTGCGCTGGACTTCGACTTTGCGAGCTGGAGCTCGGATTTCCTTCTTCCAGTGGACAATTTTGACTATCCTTTTGATGCGCTTTGGAGTGTTCCAGGCTGA